From the Flavobacterium gyeonganense genome, the window GATTCTTTGCCGGACCAGTAGCTTTTCAGTCTGATTACGGACAAAGACACGATGAATCTACTAATATCGGAAATACCGGATTTGGAATTGGTGCGGTTCACTGGATCAACTTTTCATCCGCTGCTAATGGCAATGAATATTTTAATGAACACTTTAAAGTTCGTTCTGAAATTTCTTTTTCTCATACCAACTTTCAGCATTATGGAAAATGGATTGAAGGCAAGCCATCTGCCGGGAAAGAAAAACTAAAAGCAATGAGTGGAAAAACCAGTATGCTTAATATTGGAGCTCAAATAAATTACTCTCCCTTCATGACGATTCATGAATTCGAAAAACATGTAGGCAGTTTTTATCCTTATTTAAGTGTTGGTGCTATGGCAAGTTACTATGACACTAAAGCGAATTCTTCTCTTGGCCCATTAGGATCGCCAGCAACAACTTTTGACAAGTATTTAGTACCATCAGACGGGCATAAATATGGTTTTGCATCCGAAAACGGCATTGCATTTTCTCTTCTTCTTGGAGTTGGGGTACAATATAAATTGGATGAAATGAACGATTTGCTGTTTGAAGTACGCTATCAGGGATTCAATTCTGACTGGATTGATGGATTAAATCCGAACCGGGATCTTTACAAAGAAAACAAAGCAAATGATTCGCAAGTGTGGTTTAATTTTGGATATTCCCACTATTTAGAATTCTAAAAGCAATAATAATATTAAAATACAAACCCCAATTCTTTCGTGTTGGGGTTTTGTTTTTTATGATAAAGCTTGTTCTAAATCCGCTATTAAATCTTCAGCATCTTCAATGCCTACACTTAGACGCACCAAGTCATCTGTAATTCCAACCTCAGCTCTTTTATCTGCCGGAATAGATGCATGGGTCATTAAAGCCGGATGATTCGCCAATGATTCTACTCCTCCTAAAGATTCAGCTAAAGTAAATACCTTAAGTTTCTCTAAAAAAACAATTGAATCCTCTTTTCTACCTGAAGTGAAAGTAAAAGACAC encodes:
- a CDS encoding THC0290_0291 family protein translates to MFKQIALTFFTIFGITTVSNAQLAYEIGFFAGPVAFQSDYGQRHDESTNIGNTGFGIGAVHWINFSSAANGNEYFNEHFKVRSEISFSHTNFQHYGKWIEGKPSAGKEKLKAMSGKTSMLNIGAQINYSPFMTIHEFEKHVGSFYPYLSVGAMASYYDTKANSSLGPLGSPATTFDKYLVPSDGHKYGFASENGIAFSLLLGVGVQYKLDEMNDLLFEVRYQGFNSDWIDGLNPNRDLYKENKANDSQVWFNFGYSHYLEF